GATGACCAAAGCCAGCCCATAGAAAAGTGGTGGTGGCATCTGCACAAAATAGCCAAAGGTAAGTATCCCAGCCTTAAGTTAAAGGAATACCTAAGGGAAATATACAGAAAGAGAAGAAAACATTGGAAGCAAAAAAACAAAGAACACCATTTATTGCTTGATAGCTTAAAGGACAAACCAAAGTATCTTTCACCATTATGGAAGAGCTGAGCAAACTAAGGAGAGAGATAGACCTTATAGATGAGGAAATCATAAAGCTTCTCAACAAAAGGGCCGAGCTAGCAAAGGCTATAGGGGAGATTAAAAAAAAGCTCAAGCTGGAGGTTTATTCTCCAGAAAGGGAGAGGGAGGTTATAGAAAAGGCTATAAAAATCAACAGGGAAGTCTATGGTGAGGTGTTCCCTTCAGAAGCAATAAGACACGTCTTCAGGGAGATAATGTCTGCTTGTCTTTCCTTGGAAAAGGAGCTAAGGATCGCTTACCTTGGTCCAAAGGCTACCTTTACCCATCAGGCTTCTTTGGAACACTTTGGCTTATCCGCATATTACATCCCAGTTCCTACCATAAGGGATGTGTTCTTGGAAGTTGAAACAGAAAGGGTAGATTACGGAGTTGTGCCTGTAGAAAACACCACGGAGGGAGTTGTAAATTATACCCTTGATATGTTCTTAGAGTTTGACGTAAAAATTGTGGGGGAAGTGGTAATACCCATAAAACTCCATCTTCTTTCCAATGCATCAAGCTTGGAAGAAATAAGGGAAGTCTATTCCCACAGGCAAGCGTTGGCTCAATGTAGAAATTGGTTGGAGAAAAACCTCAGTCATGCCAAGCTTGTTGAAACTGAAAGCACTGCCAGAGCTTGCGAAATAGTTTTGGAAAAGGAGGGAGCAGGTGCCATTGCCAGTGAAGTAGCAGCCTACACCTACCACCTAAACATACTGGCGGAGAACATCCAAGACAGCTTGAACAACTACACTCGTTTTTTGGTGCTCGGAAAAAGGGATGTGAAAAGGACAGGAAAAGATAAAACAAGTTTGATATTTGCAGTCAAAGACGAAGCAGGCGCGCTATACAAAGCTTTGGAAAGCTTTTACATATACGGAGTAAATCTTACAAAAATTGAATCAAGACCCTCAAGGAAAAAGGCTTGGGATTATGTGTTTTTTGTGGATTTAGAAGGACACGCAGAGGATGAAAACGTGAAACTGGCTATAGAAAGTCTAAAGGAAAGGACCCAGATGGTAAAGCTATTAGGTTCTTATCCCAGGGCTGTTACCGAAGAGAGCTAACTCTGTTAGGAGCCTTCTTTTATGTTCTTCTCCAGTGGATGGTTTCAAAAAAAGGTCTCCAAGCTTTAAACCTACCGGTGAGCCCCTTCTTAAAAAGTCAAGCACAAGATAACTGAGTTTTGAGACCCTCTCCTCCAGATCACCATCCACGGTGTCTAAGCTCAGGACAACGGGAGGGCTCTCTTCGGAAACAAACTCTTTTACAAAAAACTTATCCAGCTTTGCGGAAAGCTTCCAATGCACGAACTTTATAGGTTCTCCCCTGTATTCCCTAACATTCCGAATCTGATCGTAACCTAACTTTTTGGTTATCTTTAGTAAATCTCCTTTGTATGTGCCTTCCACCGTAAGCTTTTGTTTTACCATTATCGGCTTTGGGAAAACTACCAACCTTATGGGAATTTCTTCAACGTAATACCTTTCAAAAAGCCCCACCGGAAAGGACGAAGAGATCTTCAGGCTTATTTTTTCGTAAAAACCTCTCTTTGGGAATTTAAGAGCTATACTTTCTTCTTGCTCTTTTTTTATCAACGGAAAGAATACTCTACTTTGTCCTTGTTCAACCAGTATGGTAAAGGATGGAAAACTCTTTCTGTTTTTTACGATTATTCTAAATCTTTCCAACCTTTCCGCATAAACTTCCCTTGGTGGTATAAGCTGAACCTCCAAGCCCTTTAAGTTATACAAAGAAAGAAGACCAGAAATAAGCATAAAAGAGAGCAAAAAGGAAACCACCAAATACAAAAGATTGTTAGAAGTATTTACCGCCGATATTCCCAGAAATATGCTTATACCTATGAAAAATAACCCAGCTCTATTGACCTTTACCTTGTATTTCACCGACGCCCTTCGTGATGTAAGAGAGTATCTCTATAGGTAGAGGTACAAGCACTGTGTTCCCCGGTTTAGATACGGTATTCTGTATGGTTTCTAAGTATCTAAGCTGTAATGCCAATGGTTCTGAAGCTAAGATTTTTGCAGCGTCTGCCAGCTTTTGCGCCGCTTGATATTCTGCCTCAGCGGTGATGATCTTTGCTCTTCTTTCTCTCTCTGCCTCAGCCTGCCTTGCCATTGCCCTTCTTAGCTCTTCCGGAAGGTCTATTTTCTTTAGCTCCACTGCAACCACCTTTACACCCCAAGGGTCCGTCTGTCTGTCTATTATCTCCTGAAGCTGGATGTTTAGCTTTTCCCTCTCTGCCAAAAGCTCGTCTAACTCCACCGAACCGCACACGCTTCTTAAGGTGGTCTGAGCTATCTGGGAGGTAGCGTAAAGGTAGTTCTCTACTTCCACAATGGCCTTTACCGGATCCACTACCCTAAAATACACCACCGCATCCACACTAACAGAGACGTTATCCTTTGTGATTATGTCTTGTGTAGGCACGTCTAAAGTGACCGTCCTTAAATCCACCTTTACCATTTTGTCTATGATGGGGATGAGTATAAAAAGGCCTGGACCCTTTGCACCTATCACCCTACCCAACCTGAAGATAACCGCCCTCTGATACTCAGGAACTATCTTTACAGCTGCAGCTAAGAATATAACAACCAAAATAGCTATAACTATCAGTGGAGAAAAGCCCATAACAACACCTCCAAGGATTTTTAGTATATCACCTCCAAAAACCGAAAGCAGAACCACCGCAAAAAAAAGCAAAAAAGGTAGTAAATCAAGGATTCCTTTCATAATTAAACCTCCGTTCCGCCTAAAACCAAAGATCTTATCCTAAGAGTGGGCTGAGCGTCCGATACTGGCACACCCTGTCCGTCTTTACCACACGTACCTATGCTCCAACCCAGATCCCAACCCACCGCATCCACATCCTGCAATACCTTTGGACCATTGCCTATTAGAGTAGCAGACCTTATGGGATAGGTTATCTCCCCATTTTCTATCATATATCCCTCCATAATTTCAAAGACGAAATCTCCAGTTACTGTATTGACCTCTCCTCCTCCCATTTTAACTACAAACACCCCTTTCTTGGTATCCTTTATTATATCCTCTGGATTGTCCTTACCGCTGGCTATGTAGGTATTTGTCATCCTAACCATTGGAATGTGAGCGTAGCTTTGCCTTCTTCCGTTTCCGGTGGATTGTTTTCCTTCTTTCATGGCAGAGAGCCTGTCATACATATAGCCCACTAAATAACCGTTTTCTATAAGCACAGTCCTTTGGGAAGGGACACCCTCGTCATCCACCACAAAGTAGCCATTTTTACCCTGAAGGGATCCATCATCTATTACAGTTATCAGTTCGCTGGCAACCTTTTGTCCCAATTTACCCTTATAAACAGAGAGACCTTTTTGGACTAAGTCCGCCTCAAATCCGTGTCCTACCGCCTCGTGTATCATAGTCCCTCCAGCTTCTCCAGAAAGGACCACCGTAAATTGTCCAGCAGGTGCTGGCTTTGCAGAAAGCATAAGCAAAGCTCGCTTTGCAGCCTTTTCCGCCACAAGCTCGGGAGGTGTTTCCTCAAAGATCTCAAAGCCCACAGTTCCTCCCAAAGACTCATAACCTCTTTGCAAGTTTATACCGTCACTTGCTACCACTTCTGTAAAGAACACTACTCTCTTTTGCAAATCCTCTGCAATTTCCCCCAAAGAGTTTATCACCATAATATCCCTCGTTTTGTCCATGAGAACCACTAAAACCTGTTTTATCTTATCTCCAAAGCTTCTGGCTTTTTCATTTGCCCTATGAAGTATGTCTGCCCTGTAATTTAAGTCCTTTTCTTCCGGATCTATTATTACCTTAGTCCATCCAACTATACGCTTTTTGCCAATGGCAACTGGCCCATGACCACTGCCCTTAGCTAAGGTCTTTGCTATTTCCAAAAGGTTTTCGTAGGTTATATCGGTAGTGTATCCATAATAGGTTTTTCCATTCTTTATTAGCCTTATGCCCACACCTTCATCAATTCCCCACTGAACTTTGTCTATTTTGTTATCCTCCAATTGGATCCTGCTCGTAATTGACTTCTCGTAAAATATCTCTCCGTATTCTCCTCCGTTGCAAAGCAAGTTAGAAAGTATGTATCCAGCCTTTTCCTTTATGTAATCCTTTACACTCATGACCACAACCTCCCAAAGGTTTCGAGCGGAATGTTTGGCTCCGGATTTATATCATCAGGGGCGGTTATGCCCCTTTTAAACCTTTCCAAACCTGCATAAGCTATCATCAC
The sequence above is a segment of the Thermocrinis jamiesonii genome. Coding sequences within it:
- the pheA gene encoding prephenate dehydratase, whose product is MEELSKLRREIDLIDEEIIKLLNKRAELAKAIGEIKKKLKLEVYSPEREREVIEKAIKINREVYGEVFPSEAIRHVFREIMSACLSLEKELRIAYLGPKATFTHQASLEHFGLSAYYIPVPTIRDVFLEVETERVDYGVVPVENTTEGVVNYTLDMFLEFDVKIVGEVVIPIKLHLLSNASSLEEIREVYSHRQALAQCRNWLEKNLSHAKLVETESTARACEIVLEKEGAGAIASEVAAYTYHLNILAENIQDSLNNYTRFLVLGKRDVKRTGKDKTSLIFAVKDEAGALYKALESFYIYGVNLTKIESRPSRKKAWDYVFFVDLEGHAEDENVKLAIESLKERTQMVKLLGSYPRAVTEES
- a CDS encoding DUF58 domain-containing protein, translating into MKYKVKVNRAGLFFIGISIFLGISAVNTSNNLLYLVVSFLLSFMLISGLLSLYNLKGLEVQLIPPREVYAERLERFRIIVKNRKSFPSFTILVEQGQSRVFFPLIKKEQEESIALKFPKRGFYEKISLKISSSFPVGLFERYYVEEIPIRLVVFPKPIMVKQKLTVEGTYKGDLLKITKKLGYDQIRNVREYRGEPIKFVHWKLSAKLDKFFVKEFVSEESPPVVLSLDTVDGDLEERVSKLSYLVLDFLRRGSPVGLKLGDLFLKPSTGEEHKRRLLTELALFGNSPGIRT
- a CDS encoding slipin family protein, which encodes MKGILDLLPFLLFFAVVLLSVFGGDILKILGGVVMGFSPLIVIAILVVIFLAAAVKIVPEYQRAVIFRLGRVIGAKGPGLFILIPIIDKMVKVDLRTVTLDVPTQDIITKDNVSVSVDAVVYFRVVDPVKAIVEVENYLYATSQIAQTTLRSVCGSVELDELLAEREKLNIQLQEIIDRQTDPWGVKVVAVELKKIDLPEELRRAMARQAEAERERRAKIITAEAEYQAAQKLADAAKILASEPLALQLRYLETIQNTVSKPGNTVLVPLPIEILSYITKGVGEIQGKGQ
- a CDS encoding TldD/PmbA family protein, producing MSVKDYIKEKAGYILSNLLCNGGEYGEIFYEKSITSRIQLEDNKIDKVQWGIDEGVGIRLIKNGKTYYGYTTDITYENLLEIAKTLAKGSGHGPVAIGKKRIVGWTKVIIDPEEKDLNYRADILHRANEKARSFGDKIKQVLVVLMDKTRDIMVINSLGEIAEDLQKRVVFFTEVVASDGINLQRGYESLGGTVGFEIFEETPPELVAEKAAKRALLMLSAKPAPAGQFTVVLSGEAGGTMIHEAVGHGFEADLVQKGLSVYKGKLGQKVASELITVIDDGSLQGKNGYFVVDDEGVPSQRTVLIENGYLVGYMYDRLSAMKEGKQSTGNGRRQSYAHIPMVRMTNTYIASGKDNPEDIIKDTKKGVFVVKMGGGEVNTVTGDFVFEIMEGYMIENGEITYPIRSATLIGNGPKVLQDVDAVGWDLGWSIGTCGKDGQGVPVSDAQPTLRIRSLVLGGTEV